The stretch of DNA CCGCCGCCCAGGCTGACCACCGAGGCGAGCAGCAGCGAGCCGATGATGTCGAACTGCTTGCGCGCCGCGAGCAAGGACCCGGACACCGCGAAGAAGAACACACCGGCCAGGTCCAGCCAGACCAGGACGAGGCTAAAGGAAAAAGTCATGGAGCGTCCCGGTCGATCATCAGGGGGCGGATGGGGCGGCTCCAAGGTTACGCTAACGGCTATGAATAGCCCCATCCTGATCGCCTGCGCCCATGGCACGTCCAGCGCTTCGGGCGCCGCCGAAGTCAATGCCCTGCGCGACGGGATAGCGGCCCTGCGGCCGGGAATCGACGTACGCGAAGCGTACGTCGACGTGCAGGACCCGGAACTGCCGGACGTCGTGGCCGGGCTCCCCGCGGGGGAGAGCGCCGTCGTCGTTCCGCTGCTGCTCAGCGTGGGCTACCACGTCAAGGTGGACATCGCACGCGCCGTCAAAAGCCGGCCGGATACCTTCGCCGGCGCCCCGCTGGGCCCGGACCCGCGGCTGGCGGCCCTGCTGGACCAGCGGCTGCGCGAGGCAGGCGTGACGGAAAACGACGCCGTCGTCCTCGCCGCTGCCGGCTCGTCCGACCCCACCGCAGCGCAGAACGTGGAGGAGCTCGTAGGCCAGCTTCGCGCTTTGCGCTCCAACCGCATCGTGGCCGCGTACGGCGCGTCCGCCAAGCCTTCAGTGCCCGACGCCGTCGCGATGCTCCGTGAGGAGGCGTCGGGGGGCGCCGGTGCGGGGGAGTCCGCCGGGGGAGTGGATCTGGGCGGCCGCGTGGTCATTGCCTCGTACCTGCTCGCCCCGGGCTTCTTCCACGACCAGCTGGCGAAGGCCGGCGCGGACCTCGTCACCGCGCCGCTGCTGCCGTCCCCGGTGCTCGCCGAAATCGCCCTGGAACGGTACGACGCCGCTCTCGCTGCACGCGCCTGAGCCGGCGTCCAAGGCAGGGAATCACGCACAGCGAGCGGCCCACTTCAAGGCTCGCCGGGGGTTCGTGACGAATTGTTTCCCTAGGTGACCCCCCGTTTCCGAACCTTTGAAGCCGCATTACGGCCGGACCTACAGTCGATCCATGACTGATACAGCTCTAGCCGGAGCGTCCCCGGACCAGGCTGGCAACGGCCGCGCCAAGCGCCCGACTTCCCGCCCCGCTGCCAAGCCGCACGGCCAGTGGAAGGTTGACGGAACGGCCCCGCTGAACGCCAACGAAACCTGGAAGCAGGAAGACGACGGGCTCAACGTCCGCGAGCGTATCGAGTCCATCTACGCCAAGGAAGGGTTCGACGCCATCCCCGGCCAGGACCTGCACGGCCGGTTCCGCTGGTGGGGGCTGTACACCCAGCGCAAGCCCGGGATCGACGGCGGCAAGACGGCCACGCTCGAGCCGCATGAGCTCGAGGACAAGTACTTCATGCTCCGGGTACGGATCGACGGCGGGGCGCTCACCACCGAGCAGCTGCGCGTCATCGGCCAGGTCTCCGTGGACTTCGCCCGGGATTCCGCCGACCTTACCGACCGCCAGAACATCCAGCTGCACTGGATCCGGGTGGAGGACATCCCCGAGATCTGGAACCGCCTGGAAAGCGTCGGCCTGTCCACCACGGAGGCCTGCGGCGACGTGCCCCGCGTCATCCTGGGATCGCCCGTGGCCGGCATCGCCAAGGACGAGATCATCGACCCCACGCCGCTCATCCGGGAGCTGGGGGACCGGTTCATCGGCAACCCGCTGCTGTCCAACCTGCCCCGCAAATACAAGACCGCCATCACGGGCCACCCCAGCCAGGACGTGGTCCACGAAATCAACGACTTCGGCCTGGTGGGGATGGTCCACCCCGAGCTGGGTCCCGGCTACGACCTGTGGGTGGGCGGTGCACTCGCGACCAACCCGATGCTCGCCAAGCGCCTGGGCGCCTTTGTCCGGCCTGACCAGGCCGCCGACGTGTGGCTTGGCGTCACCAGCATCTTCCGTGACTACGGGTACCGGCGCATGCGCACCAAGGCCCGCCTGAAATTCCTGCTGGCCGACTGGGGCCCGGAGAAGTTCCGGCAGATCCTCGAGGACGAATACCTCGGCTACAAGCTGGCTGACGGCCCGGCCGCGCCGAAGCCCACGACGCCTGGCGACCACATCGGCGTGCACGAGCAGAAGGACGGCAGGTTCTTCATCGGCGCCACGCCGTTGGCCGGCCGCCTCTCCGGTTCGCAGCTGGTCAAGCTCGCCGACGCCCTTGAAGCCCGCGGCTCACAGCGGCTGCGCACCACCCCGCACCAGAAGATCGTGGTCCTGGATGTGCCCAAGGACGAGGTTGAGCAGCTGGTGGCGGAACTGGAGGCACTGGGCCTGTCCGCCCGGCCGTCCGTTTTCCGCCGCGGTACCATCGCCTGCACCGGCATTGAGTACTGCAAGCTGGCCATCGTGGAGACCAAGGTCACCGCCGCCACGGCCGTGGCCGAACTGGAACGCCGCCTTGCCGACCTCGCCGCCTCCGGCGAGCTGCCGCACGCGCTGTCCCTGCACATCAACGGCTGCCCGAACTCCTGCGCCCGCATCCAGACGGCGGACATCGGCCTGAAGGGCATGATGCTTCCCACGCCCGACGGCGACCCCACCCCGGGGTTCCAGGTCCACCTGGGCGGCGGGCTGGCTTCCAGCGACCGCGAGGAGGCAGGCCTGGGCCGTACCGTCCGCGGGCTGAAGGTCTATGTCGAGGACCTGCCCGACTATGTCGAACGCGTGGTCCGCACCTTCGTGGCCCAGCGCGCCGAAGGCCAGACCTTCGCCGAGTGGGCCCACGCAGCAGACGAGGAGGCACTGCAGTGAGTAAGCACGCACTCGGAATAGACCCGGTGGTCGCACCCGCTGAAGCCGAGGCAACGGTCGATGAGCTTGTCGAATCAAAGCTCGTCGAAACCGCCGTAGCACCGGCCAAGCGCTCCAACGAAGAACTCAAGGCCCTCGCCGAGGCCGGCGCAGCTGAGCTCGGCTGGGATGCACCCGCCCGGGACGTCATTGCCTGGGTGGAGCGCAACTTCGACCTGCCCGCCGTCGCCGTCGCCTGCTCCATGGCCGACGCCGTCCTGCCCGCCCTGGTAGCGGACCAGCTGCCCGGCGTCGACGTCCTGTTCCTTGAGACCGGCTACCACTTCCCGGAAACCTACGCCACGCGCGACGAGGTGGCCGCCAACCTCAGGGTGAATGTCGTCGACGTGCTCCCCGAGAACACGGTGGAACAGCAGGACCGGCTGCTGGGCAAGGACCTCTTTGCCCGCGACGCCGCCCAGTGCTGCGCCCTCCGCAAAGTGGCCCCGCTGCGCCGCACGCTGGCTGGCTACGAACTCTGGTTCACCGGCGTGCGCCGCGACGAGGCCCCCACCCGCACCAACACCCCGCTGGTGACCTGGGACGAGGCCAACGGCCTGGTCAAGGTCAACCCTGTGGCCGCGTGGACGTTCGACCAACTGGTCCAGTACTCCGACGACAACCTCCTGCCCGTCAACCCGCTGCTTTCCCAGGGTTACCCCTCCATCGGCTGCCAGCCCTGCACCCGGAAGGTAGCGCCGGGCGATGACCCCCGCGCCGGCCGCTGGGCAGGCTCCGACAAGACAGAATGCGGACTTCACGTATGAGCAATGTTGAGACTTTCGTGGCCGTCGACCTCGACGCCGCCACCTTCACCGGCACCGCCTCCGCGGCAGATGCCGCCCCGGCCCGCCTGTCGTCTTTGGACACCTTGGAGTCGGAGGCCATCCATATCATCCGCGAGGTGGTCGCCGAGTTCGAGAAGCCTGCGCTGCTGTTTTCCGGCGGCAAGGATTCCGTCGTGATGCTGCACCTGGCCACCAAGGCGTTCTGGCCGGGCAAGGTGCCCTTCCCCGTGCTGCACGTGGACACCGGGCACAACTTCCCGGAGGTCCTTGAATTCCGGGACCGGACGGTCGAGCGGCTGGGGCTGAAGCTGGTTGTCGGGAGCGTGCAGGAGTTTATCGATTCCGGCGAGCTGGCTGAACGTGCCGACGGCACCCGCAACCCGCTGCAGACCGTGCCGCTGCTGGACGCCATCCAGCGCAACAAGTTCGACGCCGTGTTCGGCGGCGGACGCCGGGACGAGGACAAGGCGCGCGCCAAGGAACGGATCCTGAGCCTGCGCGACGAGTTCGGCCAGTGGGATCCGCGCAACCAGCGCCCCGAGCTGTGGAACCTCTACAACGGCCGGCATACCGTGGGCCAGCACGTCCGTGCGTTCCCGATCAGCAACTGGACCGAACTGGACGTCTGGCGCTACATCGAGCGCGAGGGCATCGAACTGCCCGGCCTCTACTACGCCCACGAGCGCCAGGTCTTCTCCCGCGACGGCATGTGGCGCGCTGTCGGCGACGTCTCCCGGCCGCTTGATTCCGAGGAAGTCCTCACCAAGACCGTCCGCTACCGGACCGTGGGGGACATGTCCTGCACCGGCGCGGTCGAGTCCGCCGCCGCCACTGTGCGGGACGTCGTGATTGAAGTTGCCGCCTCCACCATCACCGAACGTGGTGCCACCCGTGCAGATGACCGCATCTCCGAGGCAGCCATGGAAGACCGCAAGAAGGACGGCTATTTCTAATGACTTCGACGATTGCGACAGGCTCAATCACCGCAACCAATGTGGGCCCACGCCGGCAGGGATCCCTGGCCGAGCGAAGCGAGGTGAGGGAGCCGGTGGGGACCCTCTTCCGCTTTGCCACCGCCGGATCCGTCGACGACGGCAAGTCAACTTTGGTGGGACGGCTCCTGCACGACTCCAAGGC from Arthrobacter sp. B3I9 encodes:
- a CDS encoding nitrite/sulfite reductase, producing the protein MTDTALAGASPDQAGNGRAKRPTSRPAAKPHGQWKVDGTAPLNANETWKQEDDGLNVRERIESIYAKEGFDAIPGQDLHGRFRWWGLYTQRKPGIDGGKTATLEPHELEDKYFMLRVRIDGGALTTEQLRVIGQVSVDFARDSADLTDRQNIQLHWIRVEDIPEIWNRLESVGLSTTEACGDVPRVILGSPVAGIAKDEIIDPTPLIRELGDRFIGNPLLSNLPRKYKTAITGHPSQDVVHEINDFGLVGMVHPELGPGYDLWVGGALATNPMLAKRLGAFVRPDQAADVWLGVTSIFRDYGYRRMRTKARLKFLLADWGPEKFRQILEDEYLGYKLADGPAAPKPTTPGDHIGVHEQKDGRFFIGATPLAGRLSGSQLVKLADALEARGSQRLRTTPHQKIVVLDVPKDEVEQLVAELEALGLSARPSVFRRGTIACTGIEYCKLAIVETKVTAATAVAELERRLADLAASGELPHALSLHINGCPNSCARIQTADIGLKGMMLPTPDGDPTPGFQVHLGGGLASSDREEAGLGRTVRGLKVYVEDLPDYVERVVRTFVAQRAEGQTFAEWAHAADEEALQ
- the cysD gene encoding sulfate adenylyltransferase subunit CysD; its protein translation is MSNVETFVAVDLDAATFTGTASAADAAPARLSSLDTLESEAIHIIREVVAEFEKPALLFSGGKDSVVMLHLATKAFWPGKVPFPVLHVDTGHNFPEVLEFRDRTVERLGLKLVVGSVQEFIDSGELAERADGTRNPLQTVPLLDAIQRNKFDAVFGGGRRDEDKARAKERILSLRDEFGQWDPRNQRPELWNLYNGRHTVGQHVRAFPISNWTELDVWRYIEREGIELPGLYYAHERQVFSRDGMWRAVGDVSRPLDSEEVLTKTVRYRTVGDMSCTGAVESAAATVRDVVIEVAASTITERGATRADDRISEAAMEDRKKDGYF
- a CDS encoding phosphoadenylyl-sulfate reductase, with product MSKHALGIDPVVAPAEAEATVDELVESKLVETAVAPAKRSNEELKALAEAGAAELGWDAPARDVIAWVERNFDLPAVAVACSMADAVLPALVADQLPGVDVLFLETGYHFPETYATRDEVAANLRVNVVDVLPENTVEQQDRLLGKDLFARDAAQCCALRKVAPLRRTLAGYELWFTGVRRDEAPTRTNTPLVTWDEANGLVKVNPVAAWTFDQLVQYSDDNLLPVNPLLSQGYPSIGCQPCTRKVAPGDDPRAGRWAGSDKTECGLHV
- a CDS encoding sirohydrochlorin chelatase, whose amino-acid sequence is MNSPILIACAHGTSSASGAAEVNALRDGIAALRPGIDVREAYVDVQDPELPDVVAGLPAGESAVVVPLLLSVGYHVKVDIARAVKSRPDTFAGAPLGPDPRLAALLDQRLREAGVTENDAVVLAAAGSSDPTAAQNVEELVGQLRALRSNRIVAAYGASAKPSVPDAVAMLREEASGGAGAGESAGGVDLGGRVVIASYLLAPGFFHDQLAKAGADLVTAPLLPSPVLAEIALERYDAALAARA